From Halalkalicoccus sp. CG83, one genomic window encodes:
- the artA gene encoding archaeosortase A, whose protein sequence is MVPDLSPVTDVLGWVVVGLFVTGIAADWRDRSAARTITAVAWAAFGLFWLLMIPFFSIEHRSIVQTVLAVAAVPACLYVARRLAAGRDSLLVLSRAVGVMGLIYMPFEAIAFFHDTLIELVANQTYAGLRLLGSTPAFEVDEQGLRNTFVFALDGGGTYSTRIIFACTGIGSMAIFGGLIAAVQAPLRRRVIALAAALSIIWVLNVVRNVFIAYSIGHQLFDHPALVGPVMWLFGLENPLRVSFFVADRILAQGLAVLALLGIAWLVVKLLPELLVIVEELAALVGRKEERGDEPPRPADD, encoded by the coding sequence ATGGTGCCCGATCTCTCCCCGGTGACAGACGTCCTCGGCTGGGTGGTCGTCGGGCTGTTCGTCACGGGGATCGCGGCCGATTGGCGCGACCGGTCAGCGGCGCGCACGATCACCGCCGTCGCGTGGGCGGCGTTCGGACTGTTCTGGCTGCTGATGATCCCCTTCTTCTCGATCGAGCACCGAAGCATCGTCCAGACCGTGCTCGCAGTGGCGGCGGTGCCGGCCTGTCTCTACGTCGCCCGTCGGCTCGCGGCGGGCCGCGACTCGCTGCTCGTGCTCTCGCGGGCGGTCGGGGTGATGGGGCTGATCTACATGCCGTTCGAGGCGATCGCGTTCTTTCACGACACGCTGATCGAGTTGGTGGCGAACCAGACGTACGCCGGCCTCCGGCTGCTCGGCTCGACACCGGCGTTCGAGGTCGACGAACAGGGGCTCAGGAACACGTTCGTCTTCGCACTCGACGGCGGCGGCACCTACTCCACGCGGATCATCTTCGCCTGTACCGGGATCGGGAGCATGGCGATCTTCGGCGGACTGATCGCCGCCGTGCAGGCGCCGCTTCGGCGACGCGTAATCGCGCTCGCGGCCGCGCTCTCGATCATCTGGGTGCTCAACGTCGTGCGCAACGTGTTCATCGCCTACTCGATCGGTCACCAGCTGTTCGACCACCCGGCGCTCGTCGGCCCCGTCATGTGGCTGTTCGGACTGGAGAACCCGCTTCGAGTCTCCTTCTTCGTCGCCGATCGGATCCTCGCCCAGGGGCTTGCGGTCCTCGCGCTGCTGGGGATCGCCTGGCTCGTCGTCAAACTGCTCCCGGAACTGCTCGTGATCGTCGAGGAGCTCGCGGCACTGGTCGGCCGTAAGGAGGAACGCGGCGACGAGCCGCCGAGGCCGGCGGACGACTGA
- a CDS encoding PGF-CTERM sorting domain-containing protein: MRKSVEGVLPVVVGLLVVVSAISATGVVAEPGVSEEAYVQAAPEKGDAYFEAQASDGSWISYKNPRDEYRSPYLGDGSTKMCVVLLNEEGEPIVGETVPNTTITIPTGDTLNWHSSAGPITVELPLTEHYDRPLDADQFGTSDLPQGDGYLDSHCYEFHGNPEDATVEYGEAEVDGEHADRLEVVGYIQHAHSAWNSDIDPIADAESYEEAGGGWTFRPDGSHGQVVVVLQLDSPETASNGSDGDASGEADADTAGATDGAANESDGNADDEANAEAGAEHEVDEQPGFGVLVTVFALSLGVLARTRR; this comes from the coding sequence ATGCGTAAATCGGTAGAAGGTGTTCTGCCGGTCGTCGTCGGGCTCCTCGTGGTGGTGAGCGCCATCTCCGCAACCGGCGTCGTCGCGGAACCCGGCGTGTCGGAAGAAGCATACGTTCAGGCGGCCCCCGAGAAGGGTGACGCCTACTTCGAGGCGCAAGCCAGCGACGGGAGCTGGATCAGCTACAAGAACCCGCGCGACGAGTACCGCAGTCCGTATCTCGGCGACGGATCGACGAAGATGTGCGTCGTGCTTCTCAACGAGGAGGGCGAGCCCATCGTCGGTGAAACCGTTCCGAACACGACGATCACGATCCCGACGGGGGACACGCTCAACTGGCACTCCTCGGCCGGCCCGATAACCGTGGAGTTGCCGCTGACCGAACACTACGATCGACCGCTGGACGCTGATCAGTTCGGGACGAGCGACCTCCCGCAGGGCGATGGCTATCTGGACTCTCACTGCTACGAGTTCCACGGCAATCCGGAGGACGCCACCGTCGAGTACGGCGAGGCTGAGGTCGACGGAGAGCACGCCGACCGGCTCGAGGTCGTCGGCTACATTCAGCACGCCCACAGCGCGTGGAACTCCGACATCGATCCGATCGCCGACGCTGAGTCCTACGAGGAGGCGGGCGGCGGCTGGACCTTCCGTCCCGACGGCTCGCACGGCCAGGTCGTCGTCGTCCTCCAGCTCGACTCGCCGGAGACGGCGTCCAACGGGAGCGACGGGGACGCATCCGGCGAAGCCGATGCCGACACGGCGGGCGCGACCGACGGAGCGGCGAACGAGTCCGACGGGAACGCCGATGACGAGGCGAACGCGGAGGCAGGTGCCGAACACGAGGTCGATGAGCAACCCGGCTTCGGCGTTCTCGTAACCGTCTTCGCGCTCTCGCTCGGCGTCCTCGCGAGAACGCGTCGCTGA
- a CDS encoding BGTF surface domain-containing protein, whose amino-acid sequence MKQTHTRRDKGRAVFLAALMVLSVFAMSVSFAGAAAAAHNPQSEVSIEDGDRLYQGQTALVQYGDLAETTDGTVDADTTVDLFNEDGDWIREYQISAGADATEELTIDTSDLDADSYTLDGEGENNVTFDLRVQTLSAEFDEEQVVEGSDAASDVTLTIDSERASFQTEVSADGLNGEDLQTIFGEDVVSVHDDYVVIEDRGDFSANLSELEPGEYEFNFDVADTDASDTATIEVNESSGASAEFDQSTYSEEAGDIVEFTVDMENTDSAQVELIEQDDNYNVTLDVNDVDGDGEVTVYFNTYLAGEDNDAAFDTADDSDDTVNIAVDENDEQLITDNTDESRLLPADFDLQLHVGEGDSREEVDVSALFLTEGSIDDVTTGIAPSDAGLDGDSSIEDITNATSEGNEVAEGDTIVFAFEASGVFGAIDVGQFEDHFNFVLEQTNDQYDDGSQLAESDYDLVEDPENDRFFVILNTDDMEAGEEYELTLEEDGSDYFDADSVNAEFSIVERMIEVTGDFNKEDQLLVPNDEEAVITGESNAAPGTDVRVQLRATGEDPFLMSQTVEVQEDGSVEAEFDLSEHQADQEFTVTMTDQNDRDVQAQVNAILTESADGDRHSVVVNVEDADGNAVSGAEITVGDQSATTDDDGKATLELAHGEYKVNASYDGVEANGKLTVDDQTPDEVTLTLGEEDVDYNEKANEDDKKDDEQKDDKKDEKKSDEKKDDNNDDEQPGSPADEQPGFGIAVALIALLAAAGIALRRQ is encoded by the coding sequence ATGAAGCAAACACACACACGACGCGACAAGGGACGTGCGGTGTTCCTTGCCGCCCTGATGGTCCTCTCCGTGTTCGCCATGTCCGTCTCCTTCGCGGGGGCGGCGGCGGCGGCCCACAACCCTCAATCCGAGGTATCGATTGAGGACGGAGACCGACTCTATCAGGGGCAGACGGCACTCGTACAGTACGGCGATCTCGCCGAAACAACTGATGGCACTGTAGATGCGGACACCACCGTCGACCTCTTCAACGAGGATGGCGACTGGATCCGCGAGTACCAGATCTCGGCAGGTGCCGATGCAACCGAGGAACTGACGATCGACACCAGTGACCTCGATGCAGATTCCTACACTCTTGACGGTGAGGGTGAGAACAATGTCACCTTCGACCTTCGAGTCCAGACCCTCAGCGCCGAGTTCGATGAGGAGCAGGTGGTCGAGGGATCGGACGCAGCCTCCGATGTCACGCTGACCATCGACTCCGAGCGCGCGAGCTTCCAGACCGAAGTCAGCGCTGACGGCCTCAATGGCGAGGATCTGCAGACGATCTTCGGTGAGGACGTCGTCTCGGTCCACGATGACTACGTCGTCATCGAGGATCGCGGTGACTTCAGCGCGAACCTCAGCGAGCTCGAACCCGGCGAGTACGAGTTCAACTTCGACGTCGCGGACACCGACGCATCGGACACCGCCACGATCGAAGTGAACGAGAGCAGCGGCGCCAGCGCCGAGTTCGACCAGTCGACCTACTCCGAGGAAGCCGGTGACATCGTCGAGTTCACCGTCGACATGGAGAACACCGACTCGGCTCAGGTCGAGCTGATCGAGCAGGACGACAACTACAACGTCACCCTCGACGTCAACGACGTTGACGGCGACGGCGAGGTCACCGTGTACTTCAACACGTACCTCGCTGGCGAGGACAATGACGCTGCCTTCGACACGGCTGATGACAGCGACGACACCGTGAACATCGCCGTCGACGAAAACGACGAGCAACTGATCACCGACAACACGGACGAATCGCGCCTGCTCCCCGCGGACTTCGACCTTCAGCTCCACGTGGGTGAGGGCGACAGCCGCGAGGAAGTCGACGTCTCGGCCCTCTTCCTGACCGAGGGCTCGATTGACGACGTGACGACGGGCATCGCACCGAGCGACGCTGGTCTCGATGGTGACAGCTCCATCGAGGACATCACCAACGCGACGAGCGAGGGTAACGAGGTTGCGGAGGGAGACACGATCGTCTTCGCCTTCGAGGCCTCGGGTGTCTTCGGAGCCATCGACGTCGGTCAGTTCGAGGACCACTTCAACTTCGTGCTCGAGCAGACCAACGACCAGTACGACGATGGTAGCCAGCTCGCCGAGAGCGACTACGATCTCGTCGAGGATCCCGAGAACGACCGCTTCTTCGTTATCCTGAACACGGATGACATGGAAGCGGGTGAGGAGTACGAGCTCACTCTCGAAGAGGATGGCTCGGACTACTTCGACGCTGACTCGGTGAACGCCGAGTTCAGCATCGTCGAGCGGATGATCGAGGTCACCGGCGACTTCAACAAGGAGGATCAGCTGCTGGTCCCCAACGATGAGGAAGCCGTCATCACCGGTGAGTCGAACGCGGCACCCGGTACGGACGTCCGAGTCCAGCTTCGTGCCACCGGCGAGGACCCGTTCCTCATGAGCCAGACGGTCGAGGTCCAGGAGGACGGCTCCGTTGAGGCCGAGTTCGACCTGAGCGAGCACCAGGCCGATCAGGAGTTCACCGTGACGATGACCGACCAGAACGACAGAGACGTTCAGGCTCAGGTCAACGCGATCCTGACCGAGTCCGCTGACGGCGACCGCCACTCGGTGGTCGTGAACGTCGAGGACGCTGACGGCAACGCGGTCTCCGGCGCGGAGATCACCGTCGGCGACCAGAGCGCCACCACCGACGACGACGGCAAGGCGACCCTCGAACTCGCCCACGGCGAGTACAAGGTCAACGCCTCGTACGACGGCGTCGAGGCCAACGGCAAGCTCACCGTCGACGACCAGACCCCCGACGAGGTCACGCTGACCCTCGGTGAGGAGGACGTCGACTACAACGAGAAGGCCAACGAGGACGACAAGAAGGACGACGAGCAGAAGGACGACAAGAAGGACGAGAAGAAGAGCGACGAGAAGAAGGACGACAACAACGATGACGAGCAGCCCGGCTCGCCCGCTGACGAGCAGCCCGGCTTCGGCATCGCAGTCGCCCTGATCGCGCTCCTGGCCGCCGCGGGCATCGCGCTCCGACGCCAGTAA